A region from the Zonotrichia leucophrys gambelii isolate GWCS_2022_RI unplaced genomic scaffold, RI_Zleu_2.0 Scaffold_1080_16264, whole genome shotgun sequence genome encodes:
- the LOC135442097 gene encoding diacylglycerol O-acyltransferase 1-like, with protein sequence MGERGGSAGAAAPGGDSSGAPSPAGGNGGTRRRRGAPQKPEPSSAHGDSADDLAGDFRCHKVQESLLSSASGYSNYRGVLNWCVVML encoded by the exons ATGGGCGAGcgcgggggcagcgcgggggcCGCGGCCCCGGGCGGCGACAGCAGCGGAGCGCCGAGCCCCGCCGGGGGCAATGGGGGCACCCGCAGGCGCcggggggcaccccaaaaacccgaACCCTCTTCCGCACACGGAGACAGCGCCGATGACCTCGCCGGAGACTTCAG gtgccacaagGTGCAGGAGTCGCTGCTCAGCTCGGCCAGCGGCTACAGCAACTACCGGGGGGTGCTCAACTGGTGCGTCGTGATGCTG